Proteins encoded in a region of the Mycobacterium branderi genome:
- the mce gene encoding methylmalonyl-CoA epimerase — translation MTTEHVDVRRTLASALVTAVDHVGIAVPDLDAAIAWYHDHLGMIVLHEEVNDEQGIREAMLSVRGAPVGSAQVQLMAPIDESSAIAKFLDKRGPGIQQLAYRVSDLEALTERLRSQGVRLLYDAPRRGTADSRINFIHPKDAGGVLIELVEPAADSAH, via the coding sequence ATGACCACCGAACACGTTGATGTCCGTCGTACGCTGGCCAGCGCGTTGGTGACGGCGGTCGATCACGTCGGCATCGCGGTGCCCGACCTCGACGCGGCGATCGCCTGGTACCACGACCACCTCGGCATGATCGTGCTGCACGAGGAAGTCAACGACGAGCAGGGCATCCGCGAGGCGATGCTTTCGGTGCGCGGCGCTCCGGTCGGCAGCGCGCAGGTCCAGCTGATGGCCCCGATCGACGAGTCGTCGGCGATCGCGAAATTCCTCGACAAGCGCGGGCCGGGCATCCAGCAACTGGCCTACCGGGTCAGCGACCTGGAGGCGCTGACCGAGCGGCTGCGCAGCCAGGGCGTCCGGCTGCTCTACGACGCGCCGCGGCGCGGCACCGCGGATTCGCGGATCAACTTCATCCACCCGAAAGACGCCGGCGGCGTTTTGATCGAGTTGGTCGAGCCGGCAGCCGATTCGGCCCACTAA
- a CDS encoding F0F1 ATP synthase subunit epsilon has product MAELDVEIVAVDRKIWSGKGTFVFTRTTVGEIGIMPRHIPLVAQLVDDAMVRVEREGEKDLRIAVDGGFLSVTEEGVSILAESAEFESEIDEAAAKQDSESDDPRVAARGRARLRALGALD; this is encoded by the coding sequence ATGGCCGAATTGGACGTCGAGATCGTCGCCGTCGATCGCAAGATCTGGTCGGGCAAAGGGACTTTCGTCTTCACCCGGACCACTGTTGGCGAGATCGGCATTATGCCAAGGCATATTCCGTTGGTAGCCCAGTTGGTCGACGACGCCATGGTGCGTGTCGAGCGTGAGGGCGAAAAGGATTTGCGCATCGCGGTGGACGGCGGCTTCCTATCGGTCACCGAGGAAGGCGTCAGCATTCTCGCCGAGTCCGCGGAATTCGAATCCGAGATCGACGAGGCGGCCGCGAAACAGGATTCCGAGTCCGACGATCCCCGCGTCGCGGCCAGGGGCCGCGCCAGATTGCGCGCGCTCGGCGCGCTCGACTAA
- a CDS encoding DUF2550 domain-containing protein has protein sequence MSAPMVGMVVLIALLGLAVLALSFRLWKLRQGGTAAIMRDIPAVGGHGWRHGVVRYRGGEAAFYRLSSVRLWPDRRLSRRGIEIISRRAPRGDEFDIMTEEIVVLELRDTTQDRRRGYEIALDRGALTAFLSWLESRPSPRARRRST, from the coding sequence ATGAGCGCGCCCATGGTCGGCATGGTCGTGCTCATCGCCTTGTTGGGACTTGCGGTCCTGGCATTGAGTTTTCGGCTGTGGAAGCTGCGCCAGGGCGGTACGGCTGCCATCATGCGCGACATTCCCGCCGTGGGCGGACATGGCTGGCGCCACGGCGTAGTCCGCTACCGCGGCGGCGAGGCCGCGTTCTACCGGCTGTCGAGCGTTCGGCTATGGCCGGATCGCCGACTCAGCAGGCGTGGTATCGAAATCATTTCGCGGCGCGCACCTCGCGGAGACGAGTTCGACATCATGACCGAAGAGATCGTCGTACTCGAACTGCGTGACACAACCCAGGACCGAAGGCGGGGTTATGAAATCGCTTTGGACCGAGGCGCGTTGACGGCATTCTTGTCCTGGCTGGAATCGCGTCCCTCACCACGCGCACGCCGCCGCAGCACCTGA
- the atpD gene encoding F0F1 ATP synthase subunit beta: MAATQQTQKSNNAKTNDNNGRVVRVTGPVVDVEFPRGSVPDLFNALHADVTFKSLAKTLTLEVAQHLGDNLVRTISLQPTDGLVRGVEVIDTGASISVPVGDGVKGHVFNALGDCLDDEGYGKDFEHWPIHRKPPAFDELEPRTEMLETGLKVVDLLTPYVRGGKIALFGGAGVGKTVLIQEMINRIARNFGGTSVFAGVGERTREGNDLWVELGEADVLKDTALVFGQMDEPPGTRMRVALSALTMAEYFRDEQGQDVLLFIDNIFRFTQAGSEVSTLLGRMPSAVGYQPTLADEMGELQERITSTRGKSITSMQAVYVPADDYTDPAPATTFAHLDATTELSRSVFSKGIFPAVDPLASSSTILDPAVVGDEHYRVAQEVIRILQRYKDLQDIIAILGIDELSEEDKQQVQRARRIERFLSQNMMAAEQFTGQPGSTVPVKETIEAFDRLCKGEFDHVPEQAFFLIGGLDDLAKKAETFGAKLDGGGSKKSGAKKDNGGNGTAKDGD, encoded by the coding sequence ATGGCTGCTACCCAACAGACTCAAAAGTCGAACAACGCCAAGACCAACGACAACAACGGGCGCGTGGTGCGGGTGACCGGACCCGTCGTCGACGTCGAGTTTCCGCGCGGGTCCGTGCCGGACCTGTTCAACGCGCTGCACGCCGACGTCACCTTCAAATCACTGGCGAAGACGCTGACACTCGAAGTGGCCCAGCACCTCGGCGACAACCTGGTGCGCACCATCTCCCTGCAGCCCACCGATGGGCTGGTGCGCGGGGTCGAGGTGATCGACACCGGCGCCTCGATTTCGGTTCCCGTCGGCGACGGAGTCAAGGGCCACGTCTTCAACGCGCTGGGTGACTGTCTGGATGACGAGGGCTACGGAAAAGACTTCGAGCACTGGCCCATCCACCGCAAGCCACCGGCGTTCGACGAGCTGGAGCCTCGCACCGAGATGCTCGAGACCGGCCTGAAAGTCGTCGACCTCCTGACGCCCTATGTACGCGGCGGCAAGATCGCGCTGTTCGGCGGTGCGGGCGTGGGCAAGACGGTGCTCATCCAGGAGATGATCAACCGCATCGCTCGAAACTTCGGCGGTACTTCGGTTTTCGCCGGCGTGGGTGAGCGGACCCGCGAGGGTAACGACCTGTGGGTCGAACTGGGCGAAGCCGACGTGCTCAAGGACACCGCGTTGGTGTTCGGCCAGATGGACGAGCCGCCCGGCACCCGTATGCGGGTGGCGCTGTCGGCGCTCACCATGGCCGAGTACTTCCGCGACGAGCAGGGCCAGGACGTGCTGTTGTTCATCGACAACATCTTCCGGTTCACCCAGGCCGGTTCGGAGGTGTCGACGCTGCTTGGCCGGATGCCCTCGGCGGTGGGTTATCAGCCCACGCTGGCCGACGAAATGGGTGAGCTGCAAGAGCGGATTACCTCGACGCGCGGCAAGTCGATCACCTCGATGCAGGCGGTGTACGTCCCCGCCGACGACTACACCGACCCCGCGCCTGCGACCACCTTCGCCCACCTTGACGCCACCACCGAGCTGAGCCGGTCGGTGTTCTCGAAAGGCATCTTCCCGGCAGTGGACCCGCTGGCGTCCAGCTCGACCATCCTCGACCCGGCCGTGGTCGGCGACGAGCACTACCGGGTGGCGCAGGAAGTCATTCGGATCCTGCAGCGCTACAAGGATCTTCAGGACATCATCGCGATTCTTGGTATCGATGAGCTCTCCGAAGAGGACAAGCAGCAGGTGCAGCGCGCACGGCGTATCGAACGCTTCCTCTCGCAGAACATGATGGCCGCCGAGCAGTTCACCGGTCAGCCGGGTTCCACGGTGCCGGTGAAGGAGACCATCGAGGCCTTCGACCGGCTCTGCAAGGGCGAGTTCGACCACGTCCCCGAGCAGGCCTTCTTCCTGATCGGTGGTCTGGACGACTTGGCCAAGAAGGCGGAGACGTTCGGCGCCAAGCTGGACGGCGGCGGTTCGAAGAAGTCCGGCGCCAAGAAAGACAATGGCGGCAACGGGACAGCCAAAGACGGCGACTGA
- a CDS encoding cob(I)yrinic acid a,c-diamide adenosyltransferase has translation MAVHLTRIYTRTGDDGTTGLSDFSRVSKTDARLVAYADCDEANAAIGAAIALGNPEQRIVEVLRQIQNDLFDAGADLSTPVVENPKHPPLRVTQPYIDRLERWCDEFNEGLSALNSFVLPGGSQLSALLHVARTVVRRAERSAWCAINSHPSDVSPLPAKYLNRLSDLLFILSRLANPEGDVLWQPGGGQSEQSAT, from the coding sequence ATGGCAGTACATCTGACCCGCATCTATACCCGCACCGGCGATGACGGGACGACGGGATTGAGCGATTTTTCGCGGGTCTCCAAGACCGACGCCCGGCTGGTTGCCTATGCCGATTGCGACGAGGCCAACGCGGCTATCGGCGCCGCGATCGCGTTGGGAAACCCCGAGCAGCGCATCGTCGAGGTGTTGCGGCAGATCCAGAACGACTTGTTCGATGCGGGTGCCGACCTTTCCACGCCGGTGGTAGAAAATCCGAAACACCCTCCACTGCGTGTCACGCAGCCCTACATAGACCGGCTGGAGCGTTGGTGCGACGAGTTCAACGAAGGACTGTCGGCACTGAATTCCTTTGTGCTGCCTGGGGGTTCGCAGCTTTCGGCGCTGCTGCATGTCGCGCGCACTGTGGTCCGCCGAGCCGAACGTTCGGCATGGTGTGCCATAAACTCGCACCCCTCGGATGTCAGCCCGCTGCCGGCAAAGTATTTGAATCGACTATCGGACTTGCTGTTTATCCTGTCCCGGCTGGCCAACCCGGAGGGCGACGTGCTCTGGCAGCCGGGCGGCGGACAATCCGAGCAGTCCGCCACATAG
- a CDS encoding DNA-3-methyladenine glycosylase 2 family protein: MHEDFDRCYRAVQSKDARFDGWFVTAVLTTGIYCRPSCPVRPPFARNVRFYPTAAAAQRAGFRACKRCRPDASPGSPEWNVRGDVVARAMRLIADGTVDREGVGGLAARLGYTARQLERLLQAELGAGPLALARAQRTQTARVLIETTDLPFSDVAFAAGFSSIRQFNETLRAVCDSTPTALRQRAAAHFGCNHTSPGSVTLRLPVRTPFAYEGVFGHLAAGAVPGCEEVRDGMYRRSLRLPAGNGVVSLAPAPDHVRCQLVLDDFRDLTTAIARCRRLLDLDADPEAVIDVLTADPELAAVVAKAPGQRIPRTVDESELAIRAVLAQQVSTKAASTHAGRLVAAYGQPVPDAGGSLSHTFPSVEQLAEIDPAHLAVPKARRRTVTALVAGLADGRVVLDSGCDWEAARQQLLMLPGVGPWTAEVIAMRALGDPDAFPASDLGLRLAAKQLGLPADQRALIERSLRWRPWRSYATQHLWTTLDHPVNHWPSKEIA; encoded by the coding sequence GTGCATGAAGACTTCGACCGCTGCTATCGGGCCGTGCAGTCCAAGGACGCCCGGTTCGACGGCTGGTTCGTCACCGCCGTATTAACCACCGGCATCTATTGCCGGCCCAGCTGTCCCGTGCGGCCACCGTTTGCCCGGAACGTGCGGTTCTACCCGACCGCGGCGGCCGCCCAGCGGGCCGGCTTTAGGGCGTGCAAGCGGTGCCGGCCGGACGCGTCGCCGGGTTCGCCGGAATGGAACGTGCGCGGTGACGTCGTCGCGCGGGCAATGCGACTCATCGCCGACGGCACCGTGGACCGCGAAGGCGTCGGCGGCCTGGCCGCCCGCCTCGGCTACACCGCGCGTCAGCTGGAGCGGTTGCTGCAGGCCGAGCTCGGCGCGGGACCGCTCGCGCTGGCCCGCGCTCAGCGCACGCAGACCGCCCGCGTGCTGATCGAGACGACCGACCTGCCATTCAGCGACGTCGCGTTCGCCGCGGGATTTTCCAGCATCCGCCAGTTCAACGAGACGCTGCGGGCAGTGTGCGACAGCACTCCCACCGCGTTACGCCAACGGGCCGCGGCCCACTTCGGGTGCAACCACACCTCACCGGGGTCGGTGACACTGCGCCTGCCGGTACGGACACCGTTCGCCTACGAAGGCGTCTTCGGTCACCTGGCCGCGGGCGCGGTCCCCGGCTGCGAAGAAGTGCGCGACGGCATGTACCGCCGCTCACTGCGACTCCCGGCGGGCAACGGCGTCGTCAGCCTCGCGCCGGCACCCGATCACGTCCGCTGCCAGCTGGTGCTCGACGACTTCCGCGACCTGACGACGGCGATCGCCCGGTGCCGACGGCTGTTGGACCTCGACGCCGACCCCGAGGCGGTGATCGACGTGTTGACGGCTGACCCTGAGCTCGCCGCGGTGGTAGCCAAGGCGCCGGGCCAACGCATTCCTCGCACCGTCGACGAAAGCGAACTGGCCATCCGCGCCGTGCTGGCTCAACAGGTCTCGACAAAAGCCGCCAGCACCCACGCGGGCAGGCTGGTCGCCGCTTACGGGCAACCGGTACCGGATGCCGGTGGCAGCCTGTCACACACCTTCCCGTCGGTCGAGCAACTGGCCGAGATCGACCCGGCTCATCTGGCGGTGCCCAAGGCGCGGCGACGCACAGTGACGGCGTTGGTCGCGGGACTCGCCGACGGCCGCGTGGTGCTCGACTCGGGTTGCGACTGGGAGGCGGCCCGCCAGCAGCTGCTGATGTTGCCCGGCGTGGGTCCTTGGACGGCCGAAGTGATTGCCATGCGTGCACTGGGCGACCCGGATGCTTTTCCGGCCAGCGACCTCGGACTGCGACTGGCCGCCAAACAGCTGGGTCTACCGGCGGATCAGCGGGCGCTCATCGAGCGCAGCCTGCGGTGGCGCCCATGGCGGTCCTACGCCACCCAGCATCTCTGGACGACGCTGGACCATCCGGTGAACCATTGGCCCTCAAAGGAGATCGCATGA
- a CDS encoding adenylate/guanylate cyclase domain-containing protein has translation MMAQRTLAQRLGRLLERVTRQSGRLPETPAYGSWLLGKVSESQRRRRVRIQVILTVFIVGVNLIGIGVDLLLLSIAFPVPSVFSDAPAWLTFAAVPAYIGVALVLGTYWITRRTVGVLRWAIEERKPSGSDERNTFQAPARAAAVNFILWGMGAALFTTLYGLTNSLFIPQTLFSVSFCGVLVATACYLIFEFTLRPVAAQALEAGPPPRRFAPGIMGRTMMVWMLGSGVPVIGIALTAFFALVLRNMTETQFGVAVLILSAATLVFGFTLMWLLSWLIATPVRVVRAALKRVEQGDLKVDLVAFDGTELGELQSGFNAMVNGLRERERVRDLFGRHVGREVAAAAERERPQLGGEERHVAVIFVDIVASTQLVTKRPATEIVKLLNRFFAVIVDEVDRHRGLVNKFEGDATLAIFGAPNRLEHPEDHALAAARAIAERLEREVSECQAGIGVAAGQVVAGNVGAKERFEYTVIGEPVNEAARLSELAKSQPTRLLASSDAIECASDEERAHWSFGETVTLRGHDEPTRLATLA, from the coding sequence ATGATGGCCCAGAGAACACTGGCCCAACGGCTGGGCCGGCTGCTGGAGCGCGTGACCCGGCAGAGCGGTCGGCTACCCGAGACCCCGGCGTACGGCTCCTGGCTGCTCGGCAAGGTATCGGAAAGCCAACGGCGCCGGCGGGTGCGCATTCAGGTCATCCTCACGGTGTTCATCGTCGGGGTGAACCTGATCGGGATCGGCGTGGATCTGCTGTTGCTCAGCATCGCCTTTCCGGTACCCAGCGTCTTTTCCGACGCGCCCGCATGGCTCACCTTCGCGGCCGTGCCGGCCTATATCGGGGTCGCGCTGGTACTGGGTACCTATTGGATCACCCGGCGCACGGTCGGCGTACTGCGCTGGGCGATCGAAGAACGCAAGCCCAGCGGGTCCGACGAGCGCAACACCTTCCAGGCTCCGGCGCGGGCGGCGGCCGTCAACTTCATCCTGTGGGGTATGGGAGCGGCGCTGTTCACGACTCTCTACGGGCTGACCAACAGCCTGTTCATTCCGCAAACCCTGTTTTCGGTGAGCTTTTGCGGTGTCTTGGTCGCCACAGCGTGCTATCTCATTTTCGAGTTCACGCTGCGGCCGGTGGCCGCCCAGGCGCTCGAGGCCGGGCCGCCGCCACGGCGTTTCGCCCCGGGCATCATGGGCCGGACCATGATGGTGTGGATGCTGGGTTCCGGTGTGCCAGTGATCGGCATCGCGCTGACCGCGTTTTTCGCGCTGGTACTGCGCAACATGACCGAGACGCAGTTCGGGGTGGCGGTGCTGATCTTGTCGGCGGCCACGCTGGTGTTCGGATTCACGCTGATGTGGCTGCTGTCCTGGCTCATCGCAACACCCGTGCGGGTTGTGCGCGCCGCGCTCAAGCGCGTCGAACAGGGCGACCTGAAGGTCGATTTGGTGGCGTTCGACGGCACCGAACTCGGGGAATTGCAAAGCGGTTTCAACGCGATGGTCAACGGACTGCGAGAGCGCGAACGCGTGCGCGACCTGTTCGGCCGCCATGTCGGTCGCGAAGTGGCCGCGGCCGCTGAACGGGAGCGGCCCCAGCTCGGTGGCGAAGAACGCCATGTGGCAGTGATTTTCGTCGACATCGTCGCTTCGACGCAGTTGGTGACGAAGCGACCGGCCACGGAGATCGTGAAATTGCTCAACCGGTTCTTCGCGGTGATCGTCGACGAGGTCGACCGCCATCGCGGACTCGTCAACAAGTTCGAAGGTGACGCGACACTGGCCATCTTCGGTGCGCCAAATCGCCTGGAGCATCCCGAGGACCACGCGCTGGCCGCCGCTCGCGCCATCGCCGAGCGGCTGGAGCGCGAGGTGTCGGAGTGCCAAGCCGGCATCGGGGTGGCGGCGGGACAGGTGGTCGCCGGCAACGTCGGCGCCAAGGAACGATTCGAATACACGGTGATCGGTGAGCCGGTCAACGAAGCGGCGCGGCTCAGCGAACTGGCCAAGTCGCAACCCACGCGGTTGTTGGCGTCGTCGGATGCGATCGAGTGCGCCAGCGACGAGGAGCGTGCCCATTGGTCGTTCGGTGAGACTGTCACGCTCCGCGGCCACGACGAGCCCACCCGGCTGGCCACCCTCGCCTAG
- the murA gene encoding UDP-N-acetylglucosamine 1-carboxyvinyltransferase, producing the protein MAERFVVTGGNRLSGEVAVGGAKNSVLKLMAAALLAEGTSTITNCPDILDVPLMAEVLRGLGATVELAGDTVRITSPDEPKYDADFAAVRQFRASVCVLGPLVGRCKRAKVALPGGDAIGSRPLDMHQAGLRQLGARCNIEHGCVVAQAEMLRGAEIQLEFPSVGATENILMAAVLADGVTTIHNAAREPDVVDLCTMLNQMGAQVEGAGSPTMTITGVPQLHPTEHRVIGDRIVAATWGIAAAMTRGDITVSGIDPAHLQVVLHKLHDAGATVTQTDNSFRVVQYERPKAVNVATLPFPGFPTDLQPMAIALASIADGTSMITENVFEARFRFVEEMIRLGADARTDGHHAVVRGLPQLSSAPVWCSDIRAGAGLVLAGLVADGDTEVHDVFHIDRGYPLFVENLASLGAEIERVE; encoded by the coding sequence GTGGCGGAGCGTTTCGTGGTGACCGGTGGCAACCGGTTGTCGGGCGAAGTTGCTGTTGGGGGCGCCAAAAATAGCGTTCTCAAGTTGATGGCCGCAGCGCTGTTGGCCGAGGGCACCAGCACCATCACCAACTGCCCCGACATTCTTGACGTCCCGTTGATGGCAGAGGTGTTGCGAGGCCTCGGCGCCACCGTCGAACTCGCCGGCGACACCGTCCGGATAACATCCCCGGACGAGCCGAAATACGACGCGGACTTCGCCGCCGTGCGTCAATTCCGAGCATCAGTCTGCGTATTGGGGCCGCTGGTTGGTCGATGCAAGCGGGCCAAGGTTGCGCTACCTGGCGGTGACGCCATCGGCTCACGTCCGCTGGACATGCACCAGGCCGGCCTGCGGCAGTTGGGCGCACGCTGCAACATTGAGCACGGCTGCGTGGTTGCGCAAGCAGAAATGTTGCGCGGCGCGGAGATTCAGCTGGAGTTCCCTTCGGTGGGAGCCACCGAGAACATCTTGATGGCTGCTGTTCTGGCCGACGGAGTCACCACAATTCACAATGCGGCGCGCGAGCCGGACGTGGTCGACCTCTGCACGATGTTGAATCAGATGGGCGCACAGGTCGAAGGCGCGGGCTCACCGACGATGACGATTACCGGTGTCCCGCAGCTGCATCCCACCGAGCATCGGGTGATCGGGGATCGGATCGTAGCCGCCACCTGGGGGATCGCCGCAGCCATGACCCGCGGCGACATCACGGTGTCCGGGATCGACCCGGCGCATCTGCAGGTCGTACTGCACAAACTGCACGACGCCGGCGCCACCGTCACCCAGACCGACAACAGTTTCCGGGTGGTGCAGTACGAGCGCCCCAAGGCCGTCAATGTCGCGACGTTGCCGTTCCCGGGATTCCCGACCGATCTGCAGCCGATGGCGATCGCGTTGGCTTCGATCGCCGACGGAACGTCGATGATCACCGAGAATGTCTTCGAAGCGCGATTCCGGTTCGTCGAGGAGATGATCCGCCTCGGCGCCGACGCTCGCACCGACGGACACCACGCCGTCGTGCGTGGTCTTCCGCAACTGTCCAGCGCGCCGGTGTGGTGTTCCGACATCCGCGCCGGTGCCGGGCTGGTACTCGCCGGGCTCGTGGCGGACGGCGACACCGAGGTCCACGACGTCTTCCACATTGATCGCGGATATCCGTTGTTCGTGGAGAACCTGGCCAGTCTCGGAGCTGAGATCGAGCGGGTAGAATAG
- a CDS encoding methylated-DNA--[protein]-cysteine S-methyltransferase → MIHYRTIDSPIGPLTLAGRGDVLTNLRMVDQTYEPSRADWTLDEDAFQDAVDQLEAYFAGNRTEFELRLDMAGTEFQRRVWHALTTIPYGETRSYGEIARQIGAVGAARAVGLANGRNPIAIIVPCHRVIGASGSLTGYGGGLDRKRSLLELEKRHKSATLTLFD, encoded by the coding sequence ATGATCCACTACCGCACCATCGACAGCCCGATTGGCCCGCTGACGCTGGCCGGGCGCGGCGACGTCTTGACAAACCTGCGCATGGTCGATCAGACGTATGAGCCCAGCCGTGCTGACTGGACGCTCGATGAGGACGCATTTCAGGACGCCGTCGATCAACTTGAAGCATATTTCGCCGGCAATCGCACCGAATTCGAGCTGAGACTCGACATGGCCGGGACCGAGTTTCAGCGCCGAGTCTGGCACGCGCTTACGACGATCCCCTACGGCGAAACTCGCTCCTACGGCGAAATCGCAAGACAGATTGGGGCTGTTGGCGCGGCACGGGCGGTCGGATTGGCCAATGGCCGTAACCCTATTGCCATTATCGTGCCGTGCCACCGGGTAATCGGCGCGAGCGGAAGCCTTACCGGCTATGGCGGCGGTTTGGACCGTAAGCGATCACTTCTCGAATTAGAGAAACGCCATAAATCCGCGACTCTCACGCTTTTCGATTAG
- a CDS encoding F0F1 ATP synthase subunit gamma, with product MAATLRELRGRIRSAGSIKKITKAQEMIATSRIGKAQARLEAARPYATEITRMLTTLAEEAALDHPLLVEQPEPKRAGVLVVSSDRGLCGAYNSSVLRRAEELFSLLREEGKTPVLYVVGRKALNYYTFRNWDISESWTGFSERPSYENAAEVAETLVNAFMAGAAEGGEPQGQGGPAPVDELHIVYTEFKSMMSQSAEAHRIAPMVIEYVEEEAGLHTLYSFEPDATTLFESLLPRYLTTRVYTAMLESAASELASRQRAMKSASDNADDLIRDLTLQANRERQAQITQEISEIVGGANALAEAAG from the coding sequence ATGGCTGCCACACTTCGCGAACTGCGGGGTCGGATCCGCTCCGCCGGGTCGATCAAAAAGATCACCAAGGCGCAAGAAATGATCGCTACCTCGCGCATCGGCAAGGCGCAGGCTCGGCTGGAGGCTGCCCGCCCGTACGCCACGGAAATCACCCGGATGCTCACCACCCTGGCCGAGGAAGCGGCTTTGGACCATCCGCTGCTGGTCGAGCAACCGGAGCCCAAACGTGCCGGGGTGCTGGTGGTCTCGTCTGACCGCGGCCTCTGCGGCGCGTACAACTCCAGCGTCTTGCGCCGAGCCGAGGAGCTCTTCTCGCTGCTGCGGGAGGAGGGCAAGACGCCGGTGCTCTACGTCGTGGGTCGTAAAGCGTTGAATTACTACACGTTCCGCAACTGGGACATCAGCGAATCGTGGACGGGGTTCTCGGAGCGACCCAGCTATGAGAATGCGGCCGAGGTCGCCGAGACGTTGGTGAATGCGTTCATGGCCGGGGCGGCGGAAGGCGGTGAGCCACAGGGACAGGGTGGTCCTGCCCCCGTCGACGAGCTGCACATCGTCTACACCGAGTTCAAATCGATGATGTCGCAGTCCGCGGAGGCGCACCGGATTGCGCCGATGGTTATCGAGTATGTCGAGGAAGAAGCCGGACTGCACACGCTGTATTCATTCGAGCCGGATGCCACGACGCTGTTCGAGTCGTTGCTGCCGCGGTACCTGACCACCCGGGTATATACGGCGATGCTGGAGTCCGCGGCGTCCGAGTTGGCGTCACGCCAACGGGCAATGAAATCAGCGAGCGACAACGCCGACGATCTCATCAGGGATCTCACGCTGCAGGCTAACCGCGAGCGGCAGGCACAAATCACCCAGGAAATCAGCGAAATCGTCGGTGGCGCAAACGCGCTCGCCGAAGCCGCTGGATAA
- the nucS gene encoding endonuclease NucS, with protein MRLVIARCTVDYLGRLTAHLPSARRLLLFKADGSVSVHADDRAYKPLNWMSPPCRLTEELDGPQPVWVVENKAGEQLRITVEEIEHDSCHELGVDPGLVKDGVEAHLQALLAEHVELLGAGYTLVRREYMTPIGPVDLLCRDEQGRSVAVEIKRRGEIDGVEQLTRYLELLNRDSLLAPVSGVFAAQQIKPQARTLAIDRGIRCLTLDYDQMRGMDSDEYRLF; from the coding sequence GTGCGTCTCGTGATCGCCCGGTGCACGGTCGACTACCTGGGCCGGCTCACCGCCCATCTGCCGTCCGCGCGTCGGCTTCTGCTTTTCAAGGCGGACGGCTCGGTGAGCGTGCATGCCGACGACCGGGCCTACAAACCGCTGAACTGGATGAGCCCGCCGTGCCGGCTCACCGAGGAGCTCGACGGGCCGCAGCCGGTCTGGGTGGTCGAGAACAAGGCCGGGGAGCAGCTGCGGATCACAGTCGAGGAGATCGAGCATGACTCCTGTCATGAGCTGGGCGTGGATCCCGGGCTGGTCAAGGACGGCGTCGAGGCGCATCTGCAGGCGCTGCTCGCCGAACATGTCGAGCTGCTCGGCGCCGGATACACCCTGGTGCGTCGGGAGTACATGACCCCGATCGGGCCGGTCGATCTGCTCTGCCGTGACGAGCAGGGCCGCTCCGTCGCTGTCGAGATCAAGCGGCGCGGCGAGATCGATGGTGTCGAGCAGCTCACCCGCTACCTCGAATTGCTCAACCGCGACAGCTTGCTGGCACCGGTGAGCGGGGTATTCGCGGCGCAACAGATCAAGCCACAGGCCCGGACTTTGGCCATCGATCGTGGAATCCGTTGTCTGACATTGGATTACGATCAAATGCGAGGCATGGATAGCGACGAATACCGGCTATTCTGA